Proteins encoded within one genomic window of Salipaludibacillus agaradhaerens:
- a CDS encoding MATE family efflux transporter, translated as MQNKPNRRSKLTLFALTWPIFIEILLHMLMGNADTLMLSQYDDNSVAAVGVSNQIFSVVIVMFGFVATGTTILIAQNLGANKNKAASQIAVVSIWINILFGLVLSIVLILFGKPILAIMNLPEELMGTATMYLRIVGGFSFIQALIMTLSAIIKSHGFTKDAMYVTIGMNILNVLGNYLFIFGVLGAPELGATGVAISTAFSRILGTIILFIMLFKRVRGELPWAFVIQKFPKKEVKDLLKIGIPSAGEQLSYNTSQMVITYFIASMGTSALTTRVYTLNIMMFAFLFSVAIGQGTQILVGYLIGERKHEEAYRRGLRSLWIGISVSTFAAILFAVFSHPLLSIFTSNTDIIQLGSLLLVLTIFLEPGRAFNLIIINSLRAAGDVKFPVIIGILSMWGIAVTISYTAGIWLGFGLIGVWIAMICDEWLRGLLMLRRWKTRKWEQMSFIDVNQNQN; from the coding sequence ATGCAAAATAAACCTAATCGCCGCAGTAAACTAACATTGTTTGCGTTAACATGGCCAATATTTATCGAGATTCTCTTACATATGCTTATGGGCAATGCTGATACACTGATGTTAAGTCAATATGATGATAATTCTGTAGCAGCCGTTGGCGTCTCTAATCAAATATTCAGTGTCGTTATTGTGATGTTCGGCTTTGTCGCCACTGGAACAACAATTTTAATTGCTCAAAATCTTGGTGCTAATAAAAATAAAGCTGCTTCCCAAATTGCTGTTGTTTCCATTTGGATCAATATATTGTTCGGTTTAGTATTAAGTATCGTACTGATTCTATTTGGTAAACCGATCCTTGCAATTATGAACCTTCCCGAAGAATTAATGGGCACAGCCACCATGTATTTACGAATTGTCGGAGGCTTTTCTTTCATTCAAGCACTCATTATGACACTATCCGCAATCATTAAAAGTCACGGTTTTACGAAAGATGCCATGTACGTCACGATTGGAATGAATATTCTTAATGTATTAGGAAATTATCTATTTATTTTTGGCGTATTAGGTGCCCCAGAACTAGGCGCCACTGGGGTTGCTATTAGTACAGCATTTAGCCGAATTTTAGGGACAATTATCCTATTTATTATGCTGTTTAAAAGAGTTAGAGGAGAATTACCATGGGCTTTTGTTATCCAAAAATTTCCCAAGAAAGAAGTTAAAGATCTCCTTAAGATTGGCATCCCTTCAGCAGGTGAACAGCTTTCTTATAATACCTCTCAAATGGTGATAACGTATTTTATTGCTTCTATGGGAACTAGCGCTTTAACAACGAGAGTATACACATTAAATATCATGATGTTTGCCTTCCTCTTTTCTGTGGCGATCGGGCAGGGTACACAAATATTAGTTGGCTATTTAATAGGTGAAAGAAAACATGAAGAAGCCTATCGTCGAGGCTTAAGAAGCTTATGGATAGGTATCAGTGTGTCTACTTTTGCAGCCATTCTGTTTGCAGTTTTTAGCCATCCGCTTTTAAGTATTTTCACCAGTAATACCGACATAATTCAATTGGGCAGTTTGTTGCTCGTTCTGACAATTTTTCTTGAGCCAGGAAGAGCTTTTAATTTAATCATTATTAATTCTTTAAGAGCTGCTGGGGATGTGAAATTCCCAGTAATTATAGGTATTTTATCTATGTGGGGAATAGCTGTTACTATTTCTTACACAGCAGGTATATGGCTCGGCTTTGGCTTAATCGGTGTTTGGATAGCCATGATTTGTGATGAATGGCTAAGAGGTCTATTAATGCTAAGGCGTTGGAAGACACGTAAGTGGGAGCAGATGTCATTTATTGATGTTAATCAAAATCAAAACTAG
- a CDS encoding AraC family transcriptional regulator: MDAISTIIPPLPIFIKSGQGILHKGEKHVARTFHVFDLLFITKGTLYMKENGIDVTLKRGDYVILAPHYRHEGSKLCEERTEFFWIHFNFSSYYQLVPSIKKDWSNIIKRKGTYTESDLYEIHLPRLGHFHHTDKAIEIFSNLIKIEGVNLPEERMKQQSVLFNIIIFIQKNALEVPTSTENVARQCMNYIQKHYRDPDFNVKRMAQLLLYHPDYLTRALKKTIGLTPIQYLNQCRISKAKELLMKENNDLKTIASELGFVDSAYFSRVFKSKEGISPGQYRRITFTQQW, translated from the coding sequence ATGGATGCCATATCAACTATAATCCCGCCATTGCCTATTTTTATCAAAAGTGGTCAAGGAATCTTACATAAAGGGGAGAAGCATGTTGCAAGAACCTTTCATGTATTTGATTTATTGTTTATAACAAAAGGAACATTATATATGAAAGAAAACGGAATAGATGTGACTTTAAAACGAGGAGATTATGTCATTTTAGCGCCACATTATAGACATGAAGGGAGTAAATTATGTGAGGAAAGAACGGAGTTTTTTTGGATACATTTTAATTTCTCTTCTTATTATCAGCTCGTCCCTTCAATTAAGAAAGATTGGTCCAATATAATTAAAAGAAAAGGGACGTACACGGAATCAGATTTGTATGAAATTCATTTACCGAGGCTGGGGCATTTTCATCATACTGATAAAGCGATCGAAATCTTTTCTAATCTTATTAAGATAGAAGGAGTTAACCTTCCTGAAGAGCGAATGAAACAACAATCTGTCTTATTTAACATCATTATTTTCATTCAAAAAAATGCTTTAGAAGTCCCTACAAGCACTGAAAATGTAGCACGCCAATGCATGAATTATATTCAAAAGCATTATAGAGATCCTGATTTTAATGTCAAGAGAATGGCGCAATTATTATTGTATCATCCTGATTACTTAACGCGAGCGTTGAAGAAAACCATTGGCTTAACACCCATTCAATACTTAAACCAGTGCCGAATCTCAAAAGCAAAAGAATTATTAATGAAGGAAAATAACGATTTAAAGACGATTGCTTCTGAATTAGGTTTTGTGGATTCGGCTTATTTCTCACGGGTTTTTAAGAGTAAGGAAGGCATTTCACCAGGACAATATAGACGGATAACGTTTACTCAGCAATGGTAA
- a CDS encoding LacI family DNA-binding transcriptional regulator yields MSVTIKDVAKVANVAPSTVSRVIANSPRISERTKEKVRQAMKELDYHPNYNARNLANKSTKTIGLIMPNSVTKTFQNPFFPEVIRGISTKAHQLDYGLYLSTGQSDEEIFEEVQDMVLGRRVDGIILLYSKVNDKLMSYLYHEKFPFTVIGRPYDQEKLDVTYVNNDNFKAAKTVTEYLLLLGHERIAFIGGNLETVVTLDHMEGYKKALMNAGIGVKDDYVVFHEELQEGGQEAVIDLMSLSDRPTALIVADDIMTFGVMRMLSEMDVKVPEDISIISFNNVLISELSSPPMTTVDINIYSLGFEAANCLIDQINHPDIKTKQVIIPHKLIKRQTCQKISNRSFN; encoded by the coding sequence ATGTCTGTAACAATTAAAGATGTGGCGAAAGTTGCAAATGTTGCACCTTCCACAGTTTCAAGAGTAATAGCGAATAGCCCTCGCATTAGTGAACGGACTAAAGAAAAAGTCCGGCAGGCAATGAAGGAGCTAGACTACCACCCAAATTATAATGCTCGAAATCTAGCGAATAAGAGTACGAAAACAATTGGTCTTATTATGCCAAATTCCGTGACCAAAACTTTCCAGAATCCATTTTTTCCAGAGGTTATTCGCGGAATTAGTACAAAAGCCCATCAGTTGGATTATGGGCTATATTTGTCTACAGGTCAATCTGACGAAGAGATTTTTGAAGAGGTTCAAGATATGGTGCTAGGTAGACGAGTTGATGGCATTATTTTACTATACTCGAAAGTTAATGATAAATTAATGAGTTATTTGTATCATGAGAAGTTTCCTTTCACTGTGATTGGTCGGCCATATGATCAGGAGAAGCTTGATGTAACCTATGTTAATAATGATAATTTTAAGGCCGCTAAAACAGTTACTGAGTATTTATTACTTCTTGGACATGAACGCATTGCTTTTATTGGAGGAAATCTAGAAACAGTAGTTACTTTAGATCATATGGAAGGCTATAAAAAGGCATTAATGAATGCCGGTATTGGTGTTAAAGACGATTACGTTGTATTTCACGAGGAACTCCAAGAAGGAGGACAAGAAGCAGTCATTGATCTAATGAGTTTGTCTGACCGACCAACAGCTCTAATTGTGGCGGATGACATTATGACGTTTGGAGTTATGAGGATGTTGAGTGAAATGGATGTTAAAGTTCCTGAGGACATCTCTATTATTAGTTTTAATAATGTGCTGATATCAGAGCTATCTTCACCACCAATGACGACAGTTGATATCAATATTTATAGTCTCGGTTTTGAGGCCGCTAATTGTTTAATCGACCAAATTAATCATCCTGATATTAAAACGAAGCAGGTGATTATCCCTCATAAATTGATTAAAAGACAGACGTGCCAAAAAATAAGTAATAGGTCTTTTAATTAA
- a CDS encoding AI-2E family transporter has translation MLQSRFFKFLAATLLIFLIVLVGSHITFIFRPLVVFFQTLFIPFLIAGVLFYLLRPIVNLLHSYKVPRTVAILLIYIILIALITLLVFLVGPVLQRQVMNLVNNAPMLFDELRRLFIQIEDNDWLARFQETENFSLEEVVTNFTNYMYEAFDFIATNVAGFIGLVTNVILVLIIIPFVLFYLLKDGNKGPKQMLRLLPEKQQEEGLKVLRDMDDKLASYIQGQVIVSVCVGVLMYIAFLIIGIDYSLILALVAMFTNIVPFIGPWIGTIPAVIVALIDSPIMVLWVVLAIVIVQQIESNLISPQVMGRKLAVHPLTIIILILVGGRFAGFFGLILAVPLYAITKVVISHFYRLIQLRKSNDNDLNI, from the coding sequence GTGTTACAGTCGCGCTTTTTTAAATTTTTAGCAGCTACCTTGTTAATTTTTTTGATTGTACTTGTAGGTAGCCATATTACGTTTATCTTTAGACCGTTAGTCGTGTTTTTCCAAACGCTTTTTATTCCATTTTTAATAGCAGGTGTGTTATTTTATTTGCTAAGACCAATTGTGAATTTGTTACATAGTTATAAGGTACCCCGTACTGTTGCTATCTTATTAATTTATATCATATTGATTGCGCTTATTACATTACTGGTCTTTTTAGTTGGGCCTGTCCTGCAACGTCAAGTGATGAACCTTGTGAACAATGCACCTATGCTGTTTGATGAATTACGACGGCTATTTATACAAATTGAAGACAATGATTGGCTGGCTCGTTTTCAGGAAACTGAAAACTTCTCATTGGAAGAAGTAGTGACAAATTTTACAAACTATATGTACGAAGCTTTTGATTTTATTGCCACGAATGTAGCTGGTTTTATTGGGCTAGTAACAAATGTTATACTCGTGTTGATTATCATTCCGTTTGTATTGTTCTATTTATTGAAAGATGGGAATAAGGGACCTAAGCAAATGCTTCGCCTTTTACCTGAAAAGCAGCAGGAAGAAGGCCTTAAAGTATTAAGAGACATGGATGATAAATTAGCATCGTACATTCAGGGGCAAGTCATTGTCAGCGTTTGTGTTGGTGTTCTTATGTATATTGCGTTTCTTATTATCGGCATTGACTACTCATTAATTCTTGCACTTGTGGCTATGTTTACAAATATCGTTCCTTTTATTGGGCCCTGGATTGGAACGATCCCTGCGGTTATAGTAGCATTGATTGACTCACCAATTATGGTTTTATGGGTTGTGCTTGCAATCGTCATTGTGCAGCAAATTGAGAGTAATTTAATCTCTCCTCAGGTGATGGGAAGAAAGCTAGCTGTTCACCCATTAACCATTATTATTTTAATTTTAGTGGGTGGAAGGTTTGCAGGTTTTTTTGGATTAATACTTGCAGTACCTTTGTATGCCATTACGAAAGTGGTTATTTCCCATTTCTATCGACTTATCCAATTAAGAAAAAGTAATGATAATGATTTGAACATTTAA
- a CDS encoding rhodanese-like domain-containing protein: protein MSTHEKDGIKQIDKESLKDLLSKGDPKQIVLDVREPDEYVSGHIPGVPLIPMHSIPNLLDGFDKNKEYVFVCRSGNRSQNVSLFMKEQGFNNVMNYDGGMLAWDGDTNEGEETYIKSPEDLKKL, encoded by the coding sequence ATGAGCACGCATGAAAAAGATGGTATCAAACAAATTGATAAAGAATCGCTTAAAGACCTTTTATCAAAGGGAGATCCTAAGCAAATTGTGTTAGATGTAAGAGAACCTGACGAATACGTATCTGGTCATATACCTGGTGTGCCTCTTATACCAATGCATAGTATTCCTAATTTGCTTGATGGTTTTGATAAGAATAAAGAATATGTATTCGTTTGTAGAAGTGGCAACCGTTCACAAAATGTGTCCCTATTCATGAAAGAACAAGGGTTTAATAATGTCATGAATTACGATGGTGGCATGCTCGCTTGGGATGGCGACACGAATGAGGGTGAGGAGACTTATATTAAATCTCCTGAAGATTTGAAGAAACTTTAA
- a CDS encoding lmo0937 family membrane protein, which yields MIWTIVGIIIIMWLLGFSFEIGGGLIHLLLVIALVVAIINLITGRRA from the coding sequence ATGATTTGGACAATTGTTGGGATAATTATTATAATGTGGTTATTAGGATTCAGTTTTGAAATCGGTGGAGGACTCATCCATCTATTACTTGTCATTGCCTTAGTCGTAGCAATAATCAACTTAATTACAGGCAGACGTGCTTAA
- a CDS encoding YitT family protein, with translation MPQRIDILEELKILLIAATGGLILAMGLNLFLIPANVFASGFTGLSQIIAELIPLSPGLVLFILNIPVAVIGWFKVGKKFTLYSFVNVAFTTLFLELIPEYGFSADIILNSVFGGVFTGIGAGIVLKWGASTGGVDILALLAAKKSDRPLGVYFFLMNALIVMASGLLFGMEKAMYTLLTLYVTSRIIDTIHTRHVKLTAMVVTSQPDALQEAFYKKVTRGVTRVPAKGGYSKQEKEMLLIVITRYELYLLRQVIEQTDPHAFTNIVQTTGVFGMFRKEDD, from the coding sequence GTGCCCCAGCGAATAGACATATTAGAAGAATTAAAAATTCTCTTAATTGCAGCAACAGGTGGCTTAATTTTAGCCATGGGCCTTAATCTTTTCTTAATTCCTGCTAACGTTTTTGCTAGTGGGTTTACAGGTCTTTCTCAAATTATAGCTGAATTAATTCCTCTCTCTCCGGGATTGGTACTATTTATTTTAAACATTCCAGTTGCCGTAATAGGCTGGTTTAAAGTTGGAAAAAAGTTTACTTTATACAGTTTTGTGAATGTGGCCTTTACAACATTATTTCTTGAACTAATTCCTGAATATGGATTCTCGGCGGATATCATTTTGAACTCTGTTTTCGGTGGGGTATTTACAGGTATAGGAGCAGGCATTGTGTTAAAATGGGGGGCTTCTACTGGAGGGGTCGATATATTGGCGCTCCTGGCAGCTAAGAAGAGTGATCGTCCTCTAGGTGTTTACTTTTTCCTTATGAATGCGCTTATTGTAATGGCTTCTGGGTTATTATTTGGTATGGAGAAAGCGATGTACACCCTACTTACACTGTATGTCACTTCGAGGATTATCGATACTATTCACACGAGACATGTTAAATTGACTGCAATGGTAGTAACGAGTCAACCAGATGCCCTACAAGAAGCATTTTATAAAAAGGTTACACGGGGTGTTACGAGGGTTCCAGCTAAAGGAGGTTATTCTAAACAAGAAAAAGAGATGTTGTTGATCGTCATAACGAGATATGAGCTATATTTACTTAGACAGGTGATTGAGCAAACAGATCCTCATGCTTTTACGAATATTGTTCAAACAACAGGTGTATTTGGTATGTTCCGTAAAGAGGATGATTAA
- a CDS encoding BsuPI-related putative proteinase inhibitor, producing MKERSWVLFPLFLLMTASVMAACGQGGNDGTNSEKSQQSEENIESGGNDVIEYEGLSYKTEAEEVNDQLVVRLKLENITEDEKTVTFPSGHQFDVIIKDESGSKLYDFAEGMMFTQALIAEEISPGEELVFEVEWDKSEADFSSLTIETKLNIYEIDNEEVENTPFKLTFKKE from the coding sequence ATGAAAGAAAGAAGCTGGGTACTCTTCCCGTTGTTTCTGTTAATGACTGCTAGTGTTATGGCAGCATGCGGACAGGGGGGGAATGACGGAACGAATTCGGAGAAATCACAGCAATCTGAAGAAAATATAGAGTCAGGAGGCAATGATGTGATTGAATATGAAGGACTTTCCTATAAAACAGAGGCGGAAGAGGTCAATGATCAATTAGTAGTAAGATTAAAATTAGAAAACATCACTGAAGACGAAAAAACAGTTACTTTCCCTTCTGGACATCAATTCGATGTCATTATTAAGGACGAATCTGGCTCCAAATTATATGATTTTGCTGAAGGCATGATGTTTACTCAAGCTCTTATTGCCGAGGAAATAAGTCCTGGCGAGGAGCTCGTTTTTGAAGTGGAATGGGATAAGTCAGAGGCTGATTTTTCTTCACTTACGATTGAAACTAAGCTTAATATTTATGAAATTGATAATGAAGAAGTGGAAAATACCCCTTTTAAACTCACTTTCAAAAAGGAATAA
- a CDS encoding DEAD/DEAH box helicase codes for MLRIKQQLFFSQPATYYGVSLDLVPVPSSYSTKSVLSEAIWIPADSLHVIAEIEEADLPFQLDEVFTHFILLMKDLVNTISPLSVYPTKEGTWWFTDEKATKINAFLRHHAKFSETMNMNFKSTLHDWLQVYVSHSHHFKEELTLYRKTLTMHLSNESHIQSWLNALGDATIVAPIAEPLYPMCMSYWNGTTPEPFQLQLALEPPPFPKGDWKLIWYIKEWNSGLHSTLTDITEGTHSLRQNPVPWLKGEMKKKKLDILYPLSLSDTRTHYFSISHEKVSLFLLEDIKKLEENGISVLIPDKLIKRVTPQATAFVSTAISDTEQERYTPWIKSHVSWELILGDVTLEEETFRQLVAEQRQLLYINHQWVLWNADVANHLLNYIDHTNANTEFSFTDAIRHVFNAPLSEKDDELANSFITWKLTEKTKKTMAKQKETLHHLISKKWLTLLKPYQQTGVDWLLNMRELQLGCCLADDMGLGKTIQVISYLDTIFSQSSDTRGTSPFLILCPSSLIHHWEKELKTFANHLNVYVHSGSPMKREDTFTHIIASSHVVVCSYAVAVRDRTLMTGHSWEACIFDEAQMLKNSRTKQRRIVKSLRAQHVIALTGTPVENHPSDIWSLMDILVPGLLKDETTFYKQFIYSANNHDKEDRLEKLRMLIRPFILRRTKEQFSSTWQLPEKVAHTYSVQLTPEQITLYKAVLDDWKENSLALPENTQRAMIFKTMTKLKQICNHPGQLVKDRFQKMYEKERSYKWDKAVELLEQWMSGNKRGLIFTQYRFIGELFQAYAKSTWQLDIPFFHGALSSDNRHRMIETFQTNGSLPFMVISLRAGGFGLNLTEATEVMHYDRWWNPAVEAQATDRVHRIGQTHTVTIHTIITKGTIEERIEALINEKKKLQQAVLDGRPLPIWQLTNEELTELFSLT; via the coding sequence ATGCTTCGCATAAAACAACAACTGTTTTTTTCACAACCAGCAACTTATTATGGCGTCTCATTAGATCTTGTTCCTGTGCCTTCATCTTACTCAACTAAATCTGTCTTGAGCGAAGCCATTTGGATACCGGCCGATTCTTTGCATGTCATAGCAGAGATTGAAGAAGCTGATCTCCCCTTTCAATTAGATGAAGTATTTACGCATTTCATTTTATTAATGAAAGATCTTGTCAACACTATCTCTCCTTTATCCGTCTATCCAACTAAAGAAGGGACGTGGTGGTTTACTGACGAAAAAGCTACGAAAATTAACGCATTTTTAAGGCACCATGCTAAATTTAGTGAGACCATGAACATGAACTTTAAATCCACCTTACATGATTGGCTACAAGTGTATGTCTCTCATTCACATCATTTCAAGGAAGAATTAACGCTCTATCGTAAAACATTAACAATGCATCTTTCTAACGAGAGCCATATTCAAAGTTGGTTGAACGCCCTAGGTGATGCAACAATAGTAGCACCTATAGCTGAACCGCTATACCCTATGTGTATGAGCTACTGGAACGGTACGACACCAGAACCCTTTCAATTACAACTTGCCTTAGAACCGCCTCCTTTTCCTAAAGGAGATTGGAAACTCATTTGGTACATTAAGGAGTGGAATTCAGGTCTCCACAGTACGCTAACTGATATCACAGAGGGTACCCATTCTTTACGTCAAAACCCTGTCCCTTGGCTGAAAGGGGAAATGAAGAAAAAAAAACTGGATATTCTCTACCCTCTTTCTTTAAGTGATACGCGAACACATTATTTTTCTATCTCACACGAAAAAGTCAGTTTATTTTTATTAGAAGATATTAAAAAGTTAGAGGAGAACGGTATTTCCGTTTTGATACCTGACAAATTGATAAAAAGAGTCACACCACAAGCTACGGCATTCGTGTCCACTGCCATAAGTGATACTGAACAAGAACGATATACACCTTGGATAAAAAGTCATGTTTCGTGGGAACTAATTCTTGGAGATGTCACGTTAGAAGAGGAGACGTTTAGACAACTTGTTGCCGAACAGCGTCAACTTCTATATATCAATCATCAATGGGTATTATGGAATGCAGACGTGGCAAATCATTTGCTCAACTATATTGATCACACAAATGCGAATACCGAGTTTTCATTTACAGATGCTATAAGGCATGTTTTTAATGCCCCTTTATCTGAAAAAGATGACGAACTAGCTAATTCATTCATTACTTGGAAGTTAACCGAAAAGACGAAAAAAACAATGGCTAAACAAAAAGAGACCCTACATCATCTCATCTCAAAAAAATGGTTAACACTATTAAAACCATACCAACAAACAGGGGTTGATTGGCTGCTTAATATGAGAGAGCTTCAGTTAGGGTGCTGCCTTGCGGATGACATGGGCTTAGGAAAAACAATTCAAGTTATCTCATACTTAGACACGATATTTTCGCAGTCATCTGATACGAGAGGTACCTCTCCCTTTCTGATTTTGTGTCCATCTAGTTTAATCCATCATTGGGAAAAAGAACTGAAGACGTTCGCAAATCATTTAAATGTTTATGTCCATAGTGGCTCCCCAATGAAAAGAGAGGACACATTCACCCATATTATCGCTTCTTCACACGTTGTCGTTTGTTCCTATGCTGTAGCAGTAAGAGATAGAACGTTAATGACGGGTCATTCTTGGGAAGCTTGTATCTTTGATGAGGCACAAATGCTAAAGAACAGTCGTACAAAGCAGAGACGTATCGTTAAATCACTTCGCGCGCAGCATGTCATTGCCTTAACAGGTACACCAGTTGAGAATCATCCGAGCGACATATGGAGTTTAATGGATATATTAGTTCCTGGATTACTTAAAGATGAGACGACATTTTATAAACAATTTATTTACTCAGCTAATAACCATGATAAAGAAGATCGTTTAGAGAAGCTTCGCATGCTTATTCGCCCATTTATTTTAAGACGGACAAAGGAGCAATTCTCGTCCACATGGCAACTTCCTGAAAAAGTCGCACACACTTATTCTGTTCAGCTTACCCCAGAGCAGATAACCCTTTACAAAGCTGTACTGGATGATTGGAAAGAAAACTCGCTAGCTTTACCTGAGAACACTCAGCGTGCGATGATTTTCAAAACGATGACTAAGTTAAAACAAATTTGTAATCATCCTGGCCAGCTTGTAAAAGACAGATTTCAAAAAATGTACGAAAAAGAGCGCTCTTATAAATGGGATAAAGCGGTTGAATTGTTAGAACAGTGGATGAGTGGTAACAAACGAGGCCTTATATTTACACAATACCGTTTTATAGGTGAGCTTTTTCAAGCATATGCTAAATCAACGTGGCAATTAGATATCCCATTTTTTCATGGCGCCCTTTCATCTGATAACAGACACCGTATGATTGAAACATTTCAAACGAATGGCTCATTGCCCTTCATGGTTATTTCCTTAAGAGCAGGGGGATTTGGTTTAAATTTAACTGAAGCAACAGAGGTTATGCATTATGATCGCTGGTGGAATCCAGCCGTTGAAGCACAAGCGACTGATAGAGTCCATAGAATTGGACAGACCCATACCGTTACTATTCATACGATCATAACTAAAGGAACAATTGAAGAACGAATTGAAGCACTCATTAATGAGAAAAAAAAGCTCCAACAAGCAGTATTAGATGGAAGACCATTACCAATATGGCAACTGACTAATGAAGAGTTAACCGAGTTATTTTCTTTAACATAA
- a CDS encoding NifU N-terminal domain-containing protein — MAIEVRGEPTPNPNAMKFTANQVLFEGTGSASFKKGDEPDHALAKELLALEGVDNIFGFQDFVTVNKEVDADWDSLLPKVEAVFTSVYE, encoded by the coding sequence ATGGCTATAGAAGTTAGAGGTGAACCGACACCTAATCCAAATGCAATGAAGTTTACAGCAAACCAAGTGCTTTTTGAAGGTACTGGAAGTGCTTCATTTAAAAAAGGTGATGAGCCAGACCACGCGTTAGCAAAAGAGCTATTAGCTTTAGAGGGAGTAGACAATATTTTTGGTTTTCAGGACTTTGTGACTGTTAACAAAGAGGTAGATGCAGATTGGGATTCCTTACTACCTAAAGTTGAAGCCGTTTTTACAAGCGTATATGAGTGA
- a CDS encoding GNAT family N-acetyltransferase — translation MRVYKVEKPADKIIINGLTTLMSEQMESLSANVEKNALANTISTALNTDSGAEFFVAERDHLFVGAAFLNSGIGLDKGGAYIWLNDLYVKKAYRRQGIARKLLLNVLYWAEQKEFNGIELETGVNNVATKKLYNSLGFYDIVSKRYGRTLTRPE, via the coding sequence ATGAGAGTTTATAAAGTGGAAAAACCCGCTGATAAAATAATCATTAATGGCCTCACAACGTTGATGAGTGAGCAGATGGAAAGCCTCAGTGCTAACGTCGAAAAAAACGCTTTAGCCAACACTATCTCCACCGCTTTAAACACAGATTCAGGAGCAGAATTTTTTGTTGCTGAACGTGATCATCTCTTTGTAGGCGCTGCTTTTTTAAACAGTGGTATCGGGTTAGATAAAGGCGGTGCTTATATTTGGCTAAATGATCTGTATGTTAAGAAAGCATACAGAAGACAAGGCATTGCTAGAAAATTATTATTAAACGTGCTTTATTGGGCAGAACAGAAAGAATTTAATGGGATTGAGTTAGAGACAGGTGTTAATAACGTAGCGACTAAAAAATTGTACAACTCTTTAGGCTTCTATGATATCGTTTCAAAAAGATACGGTCGCACACTGACACGCCCCGAATAA
- a CDS encoding Cof-type HAD-IIB family hydrolase, with protein sequence MDSHLIAVDLDGTLLTDNKTISARNRAALFKAREAGHKVVIATGRPYRASKDYYQQLALDSPIVNFNGAFIHHPIAPETFHTIHTPLEKEVAKTIIETCETFRVKNIMVEVIDDYYLRYLNKGFADAFTLNQSPSDYGNLHRLLTKDPTSLLIHPEDHHHSELRDLLSDAHAEVIEQRSWGAPWNVIEIVKSGLNKAIGLQKIAEHYQIPQQQIIAFGDEDNDLEMLEYAGYGVAMDNAIDELKGVSNYQTDTNEKDGIAVFLEDFFNFQTK encoded by the coding sequence ATGGATTCCCACTTAATCGCCGTTGATCTTGACGGCACTTTACTGACCGATAATAAAACAATCTCAGCGCGAAATCGAGCTGCACTTTTTAAAGCGAGAGAAGCTGGTCATAAAGTCGTCATTGCTACAGGACGGCCCTACAGAGCGAGTAAAGATTATTATCAACAACTAGCATTAGACAGTCCAATAGTCAATTTCAACGGTGCCTTCATCCATCATCCTATAGCTCCCGAGACATTTCATACCATTCATACACCTCTTGAGAAAGAAGTTGCTAAAACAATTATAGAAACATGTGAAACTTTCCGTGTAAAAAATATTATGGTAGAAGTGATAGACGATTACTACCTAAGATACTTAAATAAGGGTTTTGCTGATGCTTTCACACTAAATCAATCGCCTTCAGACTATGGAAATCTTCATCGATTATTAACTAAAGATCCTACTTCTTTATTAATTCATCCTGAGGATCACCATCACAGTGAGTTAAGAGATTTATTATCTGATGCCCATGCTGAAGTCATTGAACAACGTTCATGGGGTGCTCCTTGGAACGTTATAGAAATTGTAAAGTCAGGATTAAATAAAGCCATTGGACTACAAAAAATTGCTGAACATTATCAAATTCCCCAACAGCAAATCATTGCATTTGGGGATGAAGATAATGATTTAGAAATGCTTGAATATGCTGGGTACGGGGTAGCAATGGACAATGCAATTGATGAATTGAAAGGAGTGTCTAACTATCAGACAGACACGAACGAGAAGGACGGAATAGCTGTTTTTCTTGAAGATTTTTTTAACTTTCAAACGAAATGA